From the genome of Planktothrix sp. FACHB-1365, one region includes:
- a CDS encoding SDR family NAD(P)-dependent oxidoreductase, with protein sequence MNFQTRLNNIKTRFKAASKAFLNPMPTLKPKVFVKTVDPAVVLDNQLLAGKNILITGAARNIGRSIAIEMAKQGANIFFTDIVEEECLNLEKELNTYHVKVKGFVSDISKPEDIDYLYSILDENKIVIDILVNNVGIQFETMGINNLNLEEWQKTFQTNIFGPMYLTKLISKMMVSNSIQGSIIFLTSIHGEILVRWPSYSSSKAALGMIIKELALEFAPYEIRVNGIAPGWVAADERGNPLHHKYNLLHQCSIAPCYIGRAAVYLASDYFSKFTTGTVLKIDGGATLYSYRVAQSPPE encoded by the coding sequence ATGAATTTCCAAACTCGGCTAAACAACATCAAAACTCGTTTCAAAGCTGCATCCAAAGCCTTCCTTAATCCGATGCCTACGCTCAAACCAAAAGTTTTTGTCAAAACAGTAGATCCTGCTGTAGTTTTAGATAATCAGCTTTTAGCCGGAAAAAATATCCTTATTACCGGAGCCGCAAGAAATATTGGCAGAAGCATCGCTATTGAAATGGCCAAACAAGGCGCAAATATTTTTTTCACCGATATTGTTGAGGAAGAATGTTTAAACTTAGAAAAAGAATTAAATACTTATCACGTTAAGGTAAAAGGCTTTGTTTCAGACATATCAAAGCCTGAAGATATTGATTATTTATATAGCATTTTGGACGAAAATAAAATCGTAATCGATATTCTCGTCAATAATGTAGGCATTCAATTTGAGACGATGGGGATAAATAACTTAAATTTGGAAGAATGGCAAAAGACTTTTCAAACCAATATCTTTGGGCCGATGTACCTTACCAAACTTATCTCCAAAATGATGGTGAGTAATTCTATTCAGGGTTCTATTATTTTCCTAACTTCTATACATGGAGAAATACTTGTCCGTTGGCCTAGTTATAGTTCTTCAAAAGCAGCATTAGGAATGATTATCAAAGAGTTAGCGCTAGAATTTGCTCCCTACGAAATAAGAGTAAATGGAATTGCTCCGGGTTGGGTGGCAGCAGACGAGCGCGGGAACCCTTTACATCATAAATATAACCTATTACATCAGTGTTCGATCGCTCCTTGTTATATTGGTAGAGCAGCTGTTTATCTAGCCTCAGATTATTTTTCAAAATTCACGACGGGAACTGTTTTGAAAATTGATGGTGGAGCAACATTATATAGTTATCGTGTTGCCCAAAGTCCGCCTGAATAG
- a CDS encoding SMP-30/gluconolactonase/LRE family protein translates to MLRIARWIKRQIERKLATNQPGKLGISRLESKSNNFQNLFPKKVKIDRVATGFQFTEGPIWLAEEKYLLFSDIPANKILKLTPDGQVTIFREPSNNSNGLTRDKQGRLIACEHGTRRVTRTEKDGSITVLADKFQGKNLNSPNDVVVKSDGAIYFTDPPYGIKPEQQEQPIQGVYRLSYDGSEIIVVADDFIKPNGLAFSPDEKQLYIDDSERRHIRVFDVQADGTLANGRIFYDMNIKKPGLPDGMKVDVQGHIYCTGAGGVWVFDRNGNRLGTIVTPEQPANCAWGDEDWQSLYITAQTSVYKIRVNIPGISLA, encoded by the coding sequence ATGTTGCGTATTGCCAGATGGATAAAGAGACAGATCGAAAGGAAATTAGCCACCAATCAACCAGGTAAATTAGGTATCAGTCGTCTGGAATCAAAATCTAATAACTTTCAAAATCTTTTTCCTAAGAAAGTAAAGATCGATCGCGTAGCTACCGGATTTCAGTTTACTGAAGGGCCAATTTGGTTGGCGGAAGAAAAGTATCTCCTATTTAGCGATATTCCTGCTAATAAAATTTTGAAACTAACTCCTGATGGTCAGGTAACGATATTCAGAGAACCTAGTAATAATTCTAACGGGTTGACTAGAGACAAACAAGGCAGATTAATTGCTTGCGAACACGGTACGCGCCGAGTTACCCGCACCGAAAAAGACGGTTCAATTACCGTTTTAGCTGATAAATTCCAAGGCAAAAATCTGAATAGTCCCAATGATGTTGTCGTCAAAAGTGACGGCGCGATTTATTTTACCGACCCTCCTTATGGAATTAAACCCGAACAGCAAGAACAACCAATCCAAGGAGTTTACCGCCTTTCTTATGATGGCAGCGAAATTATTGTTGTCGCCGATGATTTTATTAAACCAAATGGTCTGGCATTTTCACCTGATGAAAAACAGCTTTATATCGATGATTCAGAACGCCGACATATCCGAGTTTTCGATGTTCAAGCGGATGGTACGCTTGCTAATGGTCGCATCTTTTACGATATGAACATTAAGAAACCAGGTTTACCTGATGGGATGAAAGTAGACGTGCAGGGACACATTTATTGTACCGGAGCAGGAGGAGTATGGGTTTTCGATCGCAACGGCAATCGTCTAGGAACAATTGTTACTCCCGAACAACCAGCAAATTGTGCTTGGGGAGATGAAGATTGGCAGAGTCTTTATATCACTGCTCAAACTTCGGTATACAAAATTAGAGTAAATATTCCCGGCATTAGCCTTGCTTAA
- a CDS encoding nucleotidyltransferase family protein produces the protein MSQKVKAKEIKLKESRPEIELLICCARTSIDSTMTERIKTILQGKIDWKYLIEIASQHATKPVLYHHLSSICPEAVPQPIFDRLRNDYRANALRNMSLTKELLKLLNLFEKHQIPAITYKGAALTAALYGNLSLRQFGDLDILVQPQDFSRAKELLISQGYHPDSTFEWEESLINHKTRVNVDLHKRIAPKYFPLLLDFEDLWQRLETVSLIGTTVTTLCTEDLLIILAMQITKDSWEQEQKLSQICDIAELIRSHQQLDWGRIIKQAKSLGSERMLLISLLLAKDILDAKLPAEIEQRLQGDRLIKLLAAKLRRWLFDSSDSEIEKLQKLFFFPFGVRERLQDKINYGRRLTYLSYLAVKNRLQGIGASTIKQG, from the coding sequence ATGAGTCAAAAAGTAAAGGCTAAGGAAATAAAACTTAAAGAATCGCGCCCAGAAATTGAGCTACTTATCTGTTGTGCCAGAACTAGCATAGATAGTACAATGACAGAGCGAATAAAAACAATATTACAGGGAAAGATTGACTGGAAATACCTAATAGAGATAGCATCCCAACACGCCACCAAGCCAGTTTTGTACCACCATCTTTCTAGCATTTGCCCAGAAGCAGTTCCACAGCCAATTTTCGATCGCCTTCGCAACGACTACCGCGCCAACGCCCTCCGCAATATGTCCCTGACTAAGGAACTGCTGAAACTCCTAAATTTGTTTGAAAAGCACCAAATCCCCGCTATCACCTACAAAGGAGCCGCGCTGACTGCTGCCCTGTATGGCAATTTGTCGCTCAGGCAGTTCGGTGATTTGGATATTTTGGTTCAGCCGCAGGACTTTTCCAGAGCAAAAGAACTGCTGATTTCTCAAGGATATCACCCAGACTCAACATTTGAGTGGGAAGAAAGTTTAATTAATCATAAAACCAGAGTTAATGTAGACCTCCACAAGAGAATCGCACCAAAATATTTCCCTCTTTTACTCGATTTTGAGGACTTGTGGCAACGCCTAGAGACTGTATCTCTTATTGGCACAACAGTCACTACCCTTTGCACCGAAGATTTGCTGATTATCCTCGCAATGCAGATAACGAAAGATTCTTGGGAACAGGAGCAAAAGCTTTCCCAAATCTGCGATATTGCTGAATTAATTCGCTCTCATCAGCAATTGGATTGGGGACGAATCATTAAGCAAGCTAAAAGTTTAGGTAGCGAACGAATGCTATTAATTAGTCTTCTCTTAGCAAAGGATATTTTGGATGCCAAACTTCCAGCAGAAATAGAACAAAGATTGCAAGGAGATAGATTGATAAAACTACTTGCAGCCAAACTACGGCGATGGCTTTTTGATAGTTCTGATAGCGAGATCGAAAAGCTGCAAAAATTATTCTTTTTCCCTTTTGGAGTAAGGGAACGTTTACAGGATAAAATTAATTACGGTCGTCGTTTGACATACCTCTCGTACCTGGCAGTAAAAAATCGATTGCAGGGAATAGGAGCGTCAACTATTAAGCAAGGCTAA
- a CDS encoding nucleotidyltransferase family protein: MNFNLNQELQLLLQAALLQGEAAINSWQKWRTLVNIDDVDQDSYRLLPLLYRNLSAHNVTDSYIGRLKGIYRRTWVENQVWFQQIRSILGSFQEADIKIMLLKDPALNLHYYQDYGLRYINHLDFLINSKDVLNAIKLLQELSWTPKEKIPNPTVPFSHYIGFENESKQYLSLRWHLFADGFNENAETEFWQRAILTQVNDFPVYLLSATDLLFYTCVFGGLTNLISPISRLTDAAIIIQSYPSEIDQDRLLTLAEKYRFILQLKSRIIKLQEILNLPLSSSILPELKKLSISKFEDHEYQVITSQKNTSLNRLKMRYFQYSRIVNTDNFNLFNFFSYLQYIWGLENLWQVPIQAIIRGINR; encoded by the coding sequence ATGAATTTTAATCTAAATCAAGAGCTACAATTACTTTTACAAGCCGCACTTTTACAAGGTGAAGCAGCCATTAATTCCTGGCAAAAATGGAGAACATTGGTCAATATTGACGATGTGGATCAAGACTCTTATCGGTTATTACCGTTACTCTATCGCAATTTATCGGCTCATAATGTCACAGATTCATACATTGGCAGACTCAAGGGAATTTACCGACGTACCTGGGTTGAAAACCAAGTTTGGTTTCAACAAATTCGATCTATTTTAGGCTCTTTTCAAGAAGCTGATATTAAAATTATGCTGCTTAAAGATCCGGCTTTAAATTTACATTATTATCAAGATTATGGTCTACGTTATATCAATCATCTCGATTTTTTAATTAACTCAAAAGATGTTTTAAATGCTATAAAATTATTACAAGAATTGAGTTGGACACCAAAAGAAAAAATTCCTAATCCCACTGTTCCTTTTAGTCATTATATTGGATTTGAAAATGAATCTAAGCAATATTTGAGTCTGCGCTGGCATCTTTTCGCCGATGGTTTTAATGAAAATGCGGAAACCGAGTTTTGGCAGCGGGCAATATTAACTCAAGTCAACGATTTTCCCGTTTATCTTTTATCGGCAACTGACCTGTTATTTTACACCTGTGTATTTGGAGGATTAACAAATCTAATTTCACCAATTAGTCGGTTAACAGATGCGGCGATTATTATTCAGTCCTACCCCTCTGAAATTGATCAAGACCGACTGCTAACATTAGCTGAAAAATACCGCTTTATTTTACAATTAAAATCGAGGATTATAAAGTTACAGGAAATTCTCAATTTACCGCTCTCATCCTCAATTTTGCCCGAACTTAAAAAATTATCAATTTCTAAATTTGAAGATCATGAATATCAGGTGATAACGAGTCAAAAAAATACCTCCTTAAATCGTTTAAAAATGAGATATTTCCAATATTCCAGAATAGTCAATACGGATAATTTTAACCTCTTCAATTTTTTCAGTTATCTGCAATATATTTGGGGTTTAGAAAATTTATGGCAAGTCCCAATACAAGCTATTATCCGAGGAATTAACAGGTAG
- the treZ gene encoding malto-oligosyltrehalose trehalohydrolase, translated as MKLGANYLGENRCEFRVWSPLRETVSLKIVSPEERLIPLERDQQGYWSTTVENIPPGTRYFYQLDHQFTHPDPASYSQPEGVHGASEVIDQNTFVWQDQDWKTIPLDQLIVYELHVGTFTPEGTFEAIIPRLPDLLELGINAIELMPIAQFPGDRNWGYDGVYLYAAQNSYGGVEGLKRLVNACHQHGVAVILDAVYNHFGPEGNYMAEFGPYFTERYRTAWGFAINYDQAYCQGVRDFVIENALYWLRDFHIDALRLDAADNIFDLGAKHILQELADNVAEFSQQQGRKFYLMAETDLNDARLIRSKAVGGYGLDVHWCDDFHHAIHTVLTGEDIGYYKDYGRCEQLAKSYRESFIYTWDYSPNRKRLHGQSAKDCPPYQFLVFSQNHDQIGNRLLGERLTTLVSYEALKLAAATVLLSPYIPLLFMGEEYGEPAPFQYFISHSDQDLIEAVRKGRKADFEAFHLAGDPLDVQSQEIFDQCQLNWHLKQEGKHKILWEFYQTLIRLRRSIPALKLRDRNHQEAQCIEENKLLYFRRWFEDQQVFCLINFSKNPVSYSPNLIGKTWHKLLDSTDEKWMGSGSNIPETLTDTSELTLVPESFVLYET; from the coding sequence ATGAAACTCGGTGCAAATTATTTAGGCGAAAATCGCTGTGAATTTCGCGTCTGGTCGCCTTTGCGAGAAACCGTTTCCCTTAAAATTGTGTCTCCTGAAGAACGATTAATTCCCTTAGAACGAGATCAACAGGGATATTGGAGTACAACGGTTGAAAATATTCCCCCAGGAACCCGTTATTTTTATCAATTAGATCACCAATTTACCCATCCTGATCCTGCGTCCTATTCTCAACCGGAAGGGGTTCATGGAGCATCAGAAGTCATCGATCAAAATACGTTTGTTTGGCAAGATCAAGACTGGAAAACAATTCCGTTAGATCAATTAATTGTTTATGAACTACACGTCGGAACCTTTACTCCAGAGGGAACATTTGAGGCAATTATTCCCCGTCTTCCTGACTTATTAGAGTTAGGAATTAATGCTATCGAATTAATGCCCATAGCTCAGTTTCCAGGCGATCGCAATTGGGGTTATGATGGCGTTTATCTCTATGCGGCTCAAAATTCTTATGGGGGTGTAGAAGGGTTAAAACGCTTAGTAAATGCTTGTCATCAGCACGGCGTTGCAGTGATTTTAGATGCCGTTTATAATCACTTTGGGCCGGAAGGAAATTACATGGCAGAATTCGGCCCCTATTTTACCGAACGTTATCGAACAGCTTGGGGTTTTGCGATTAATTATGACCAAGCTTATTGTCAGGGTGTCAGAGATTTTGTGATTGAAAATGCTCTGTATTGGTTACGAGATTTTCACATTGATGCGTTGAGATTGGATGCGGCGGATAATATTTTTGATCTCGGTGCTAAACATATTTTACAAGAATTAGCTGATAATGTCGCTGAATTCTCTCAGCAGCAAGGACGAAAGTTTTATTTAATGGCTGAAACCGATTTAAACGATGCCAGATTAATTCGTTCTAAAGCGGTCGGAGGGTATGGTTTAGATGTGCATTGGTGTGATGATTTCCATCATGCAATTCATACCGTATTAACGGGTGAAGATATTGGTTATTACAAAGATTATGGTCGTTGTGAACAGTTAGCCAAATCTTACCGAGAAAGCTTTATTTACACTTGGGATTATTCTCCCAACCGCAAACGTTTACATGGACAGTCGGCGAAAGATTGTCCTCCCTATCAATTTTTGGTTTTTAGTCAAAACCATGACCAAATTGGCAACCGTTTATTAGGGGAAAGGTTAACAACTTTAGTCTCTTATGAAGCCTTGAAATTAGCGGCGGCTACGGTGTTATTGTCGCCTTATATTCCCTTATTATTTATGGGGGAAGAATATGGAGAACCTGCACCCTTTCAATATTTTATTAGTCACTCGGATCAAGATTTAATTGAAGCGGTACGAAAAGGACGAAAAGCTGATTTTGAGGCGTTTCATCTAGCCGGTGATCCCCTTGATGTTCAAAGTCAAGAAATCTTTGATCAATGTCAGTTAAATTGGCACTTAAAACAGGAAGGAAAGCATAAAATATTATGGGAATTCTATCAAACCTTAATTCGATTACGACGGAGTATTCCGGCTTTGAAATTACGCGATCGCAACCATCAAGAAGCCCAATGTATTGAGGAGAATAAATTATTATACTTCCGGCGTTGGTTTGAAGATCAGCAGGTTTTTTGTTTGATTAATTTTAGCAAAAATCCGGTTTCCTACAGTCCTAATTTAATCGGTAAAACTTGGCATAAGCTGTTAGATTCTACCGATGAAAAATGGATGGGTTCAGGATCAAATATACCCGAAACGTTAACGGATACTTCAGAATTAACGTTAGTTCCAGAAAGTTTTGTCTTGTATGAAACTTAA
- a CDS encoding DMT family transporter, with product MQPCPEPVERKPQTQAKLPFQPLLLIAPFFFWGTAMVAMKGVIPHTTPFFMAGVRLVPAGVLVLLAGLLSGRPQPKGWRAWLWISIFGFVDATLFQGFLAQGLVRTSAGLGSVMIDSQPLAVAILSLWLFQETIGFWGALGLTIGIIGISLIGLPDDWILGLFNSELLITSADFTQLFNSGEWLMLLAALSMAVGTVLVRWVCRYADPVMGTGWHMIIGGLPLFGLSALLETQQWQNIDLSGWVAMSYSTIFGSAISYGLFFYFASSGSLTSLSSLTFLTPVFALLFGNFFLQEVLSPLQSIGVGLTLVSIYLVNQRDTLAEKLKIKRSQDLAPSQPETNLLQPAEGNSVELPIEIKKIETS from the coding sequence ATGCAGCCTTGTCCTGAGCCTGTCGAACGGAAACCGCAAACCCAAGCCAAATTACCCTTTCAGCCTTTATTGTTAATTGCCCCATTCTTCTTTTGGGGGACAGCAATGGTCGCGATGAAAGGCGTTATTCCCCATACAACGCCGTTTTTTATGGCGGGAGTGCGGTTAGTCCCCGCCGGGGTTTTGGTACTCTTGGCGGGGCTACTGTCGGGACGTCCGCAACCGAAAGGCTGGCGAGCTTGGTTATGGATTTCAATTTTTGGGTTCGTTGATGCAACTTTATTTCAAGGATTTTTAGCCCAAGGGTTAGTGAGAACCAGCGCTGGGTTAGGATCGGTGATGATAGATTCCCAACCCTTAGCCGTTGCTATTTTATCGCTATGGTTATTTCAAGAAACCATTGGATTTTGGGGGGCGTTAGGATTAACTATTGGCATTATTGGAATTAGTTTAATTGGTTTACCTGATGATTGGATTTTAGGCTTATTTAATTCGGAATTATTGATAACTTCTGCCGATTTTACTCAACTATTTAATAGTGGCGAATGGTTGATGTTATTAGCGGCGTTATCAATGGCTGTGGGAACGGTATTAGTGCGGTGGGTTTGTCGATATGCTGACCCGGTGATGGGAACCGGATGGCACATGATTATTGGGGGTTTGCCTTTATTTGGGTTATCGGCACTTTTAGAAACTCAACAATGGCAAAATATTGATCTGTCGGGTTGGGTGGCAATGAGCTATTCTACAATATTTGGAAGCGCGATCTCTTATGGTTTATTTTTCTATTTTGCATCCAGTGGTAGCTTAACGAGCTTGAGTTCGCTAACGTTCCTGACACCCGTTTTTGCTTTATTATTTGGCAATTTCTTTTTACAAGAAGTCCTCAGTCCGTTACAATCAATAGGAGTTGGCTTAACGTTAGTCAGTATCTATTTGGTAAATCAACGAGATACCTTAGCTGAAAAGCTAAAAATCAAACGTTCCCAGGATTTAGCCCCATCTCAACCAGAAACCAATTTATTACAACCCGCAGAGGGAAATTCCGTTGAGTTACCAATAGAAATCAAAAAAATAGAGACTAGCTAA
- the sppA gene encoding signal peptide peptidase SppA has product MIWPFKPRYRKQIARIEINGAIGGDTRKQVLEALKTIEEKKFPALLLRIDSPGGTVGDSQEIYSALKRLQKKVKIVASFGNISASGGVYIGMGAEHIMANPGTITGSIGVILRGNNLERLLEKVGVSFKVIKSGPYKDILSFDRELTEPEQQILQELIDTSYQQFVQTVAESRNLPVETVKTFADGRIFTGQQAVELGIVDRLGTEEEARRWAAELVKLDPDKTECFTLEKPKSFANKVLGNNLTPNSLIAANHWLEFELSTNGLPLWMYRP; this is encoded by the coding sequence ATGATTTGGCCCTTTAAACCTCGATACCGCAAACAAATCGCCCGCATAGAAATTAATGGTGCGATCGGCGGAGATACGCGCAAACAGGTGTTAGAAGCCCTGAAAACCATTGAAGAAAAGAAATTTCCCGCCCTATTGTTGAGAATTGATAGTCCTGGCGGCACCGTTGGCGACTCCCAAGAAATTTATAGCGCCCTAAAACGGTTGCAGAAAAAAGTCAAAATTGTTGCGAGTTTCGGCAATATTTCGGCATCCGGTGGCGTTTATATTGGCATGGGAGCCGAACATATTATGGCGAACCCAGGAACAATTACCGGAAGTATTGGTGTTATTTTACGCGGTAATAACTTAGAACGGTTATTAGAAAAAGTGGGGGTTTCTTTCAAAGTCATTAAGTCCGGCCCTTATAAAGATATTTTGTCTTTTGATCGAGAACTCACTGAACCCGAACAACAAATTTTGCAAGAATTAATTGATACCAGTTATCAACAATTTGTACAAACCGTTGCCGAATCTCGTAACTTACCCGTAGAAACCGTTAAAACCTTTGCTGATGGTCGAATTTTTACCGGACAACAAGCTGTTGAACTGGGAATTGTAGACCGTTTAGGAACAGAAGAAGAAGCCCGACGTTGGGCAGCAGAATTGGTTAAACTCGATCCCGACAAAACCGAATGTTTTACGTTAGAAAAACCTAAATCTTTTGCTAATAAAGTTTTAGGTAATAATTTAACGCCTAATAGTTTAATTGCTGCTAACCATTGGTTAGAATTCGAGCTATCTACAAACGGTTTACCCTTGTGGATGTATCGACCGTAG
- a CDS encoding four helix bundle protein → MGEDRKKIIRTPEDLEVYQLSFQGAMQIFKASQRFPIEERYSLTDQIRRSSRSVCANLAEAWRKRRYEAAFIAKLNDSEAEASETQVWIKFAVQCGYLDAHTGQELYTTYDKILGSLVNMINHPKSWLIKP, encoded by the coding sequence ATGGGAGAAGATAGGAAGAAAATTATTAGAACTCCTGAAGACTTGGAGGTGTATCAGTTATCCTTTCAGGGAGCCATGCAGATTTTTAAAGCATCCCAGAGATTTCCTATAGAAGAACGATATTCTCTAACCGATCAAATTCGACGTTCTTCTCGTTCTGTATGTGCTAATTTAGCGGAAGCTTGGAGAAAACGAAGATATGAAGCCGCTTTCATTGCTAAACTCAATGATTCAGAAGCTGAAGCCAGTGAAACTCAAGTCTGGATTAAATTTGCGGTGCAATGTGGATATTTAGACGCACATACAGGTCAAGAACTTTACACCACCTACGACAAAATCCTTGGTAGTTTAGTCAACATGATTAACCACCCCAAAAGCTGGCTCATCAAACCCTAA
- the aroH gene encoding chorismate mutase codes for MDWRVRAIRGATTVSENSVAAIREAVIELLNELETRNQLDPDEIISLTFSVTKDLDAIFPAAIARERPLWHNVPLLDVQQMHVEGSLEKCIRFLVHVNLPAHQTQVYHPYLRGAKNLRPDWNLTPIHLS; via the coding sequence GTGGACTGGCGAGTTCGTGCAATTCGTGGCGCAACAACGGTTTCAGAAAATTCGGTTGCAGCCATTCGAGAAGCGGTTATAGAATTATTAAATGAATTAGAAACCCGTAATCAACTTGATCCTGATGAAATTATTAGTTTAACGTTTTCAGTCACAAAAGATTTAGATGCTATTTTTCCCGCCGCGATCGCCCGTGAACGTCCCCTTTGGCACAATGTTCCTCTATTAGATGTTCAACAAATGCACGTCGAAGGCAGTTTAGAAAAATGTATTCGCTTCTTAGTTCATGTTAACTTACCTGCTCATCAAACCCAAGTTTATCACCCTTATTTAAGAGGGGCTAAAAACCTCCGTCCCGACTGGAATTTAACTCCTATTCATTTATCTTAA
- the secF gene encoding protein translocase subunit SecF yields the protein MAFSVIKQRNLWWAISAAIILAGIIAMAISWTRPDIGAPLRPALDFVGGTRLQLELDCSVPNNCNGPIDLTEVREVLATQGLANSSIQLLDKDAGKNDKQIVSIRTKSLNVEERTNLQNALSEKIGAFDPKGTQIDTVGPTVGRQIFLSGLTALLLSFAGITVYLTFRFKLDYAFFAFVALFHDVLVTVGIFAILGLVLGVEVDSLFLVALLTIVGFSVNDTVVIYDRVREVITRNPDLHINQVVDDAVEQTLTRSINTTLTTLLPLTCIFLFGGETLKYFALALLVGFIAGAYSSIFIASTMLAWWRDRKPASVSLATEKE from the coding sequence ATGGCTTTTAGTGTTATTAAACAACGCAATTTATGGTGGGCGATTTCTGCTGCGATTATTCTGGCTGGAATTATTGCTATGGCGATTTCTTGGACTCGCCCGGATATTGGCGCACCGTTACGTCCGGCGTTAGATTTTGTCGGAGGAACTCGTCTTCAGTTGGAACTCGATTGTTCGGTTCCCAATAATTGTAATGGCCCGATTGATCTGACTGAAGTTCGGGAGGTTTTAGCAACTCAAGGTTTAGCAAATAGTTCCATTCAACTGTTAGATAAAGATGCGGGTAAAAACGATAAACAAATTGTTTCGATTCGGACAAAAAGCTTAAATGTTGAAGAACGAACCAATTTGCAAAATGCTTTAAGTGAAAAAATCGGAGCATTTGACCCAAAAGGAACTCAAATTGACACCGTTGGCCCCACCGTTGGTCGTCAAATTTTTCTATCGGGATTAACGGCTTTATTGTTATCTTTTGCTGGAATTACGGTTTATTTAACCTTTCGATTTAAGCTGGATTATGCCTTTTTTGCCTTTGTTGCCTTATTCCATGATGTTTTAGTTACCGTTGGAATTTTTGCAATTTTAGGCTTAGTCTTGGGTGTGGAAGTTGACAGTTTATTTCTAGTGGCTCTGTTAACCATTGTAGGATTTTCTGTTAATGATACGGTGGTGATTTATGACCGCGTTCGGGAAGTGATTACCCGTAACCCCGATCTTCATATTAATCAAGTGGTGGATGATGCGGTAGAACAAACCTTAACCCGATCCATTAACACCACTTTAACCACTCTATTGCCCTTAACTTGTATTTTCCTGTTTGGTGGCGAAACCCTGAAATATTTTGCCTTAGCCTTATTAGTGGGATTTATAGCTGGGGCTTATTCGAGTATTTTTATTGCTAGTACAATGTTAGCGTGGTGGCGCGATCGCAAACCCGCTTCTGTGTCTTTAGCAACCGAAAAAGAGTAA